A single region of the Methylocystis echinoides genome encodes:
- a CDS encoding ABC transporter ATP-binding protein → MSEVVIRAEGLGKKYFIGHQSSNESYVSLRDVVARTVEGFVRSAKDMYNGRQLINGDEVEEFWALKDINFEVKRGDVVGIIGRNGAGKSTLLKILSRITEPSTGRVVLDGRVASLLEVGTGFHPELSGRENIYLNGAILGMRRAEIKRKFDEIVAFAEIDKFLDTPVKRYSSGMYVRLAFAVAAHLEPEILVVDEVLAVGDVEFQRKCLDKMKDVAGGGRTVLFVSHSMPAVRALCQSSILLARGSLQCFDRTASVIEAYLQNNDANHCTIVWDEHSAPGDDTCRLRGVSVTQEGASDVLLSSKTVCINFEVVISKLERDLNIGFYMSGPDMSTLWWSHHSDDSPEFWPKLTIGKNILTCLLPAGLLNTGRYWIAPCISNHGRRWIVNMPPTICFDAILDHGRSPYWTSLSDGRRQGQLAPIFTWKKK, encoded by the coding sequence GTGAGCGAAGTCGTTATACGTGCTGAAGGTTTAGGCAAAAAATACTTTATCGGTCATCAGTCTTCTAACGAAAGTTACGTCTCGTTGCGAGACGTCGTTGCCCGTACGGTTGAAGGCTTCGTTCGCTCCGCGAAAGACATGTATAATGGCCGACAACTCATCAATGGCGACGAGGTCGAAGAATTCTGGGCGCTGAAAGATATCAATTTTGAGGTTAAACGTGGTGATGTTGTCGGAATCATCGGGCGAAATGGTGCAGGTAAATCAACGCTCCTAAAAATTCTGTCTAGGATCACCGAGCCGAGCACTGGCAGAGTCGTTCTCGACGGGCGAGTCGCGAGCCTTTTGGAAGTCGGAACCGGCTTTCATCCAGAACTTTCCGGTCGCGAAAACATTTACCTCAACGGCGCAATTCTCGGCATGAGGCGCGCAGAGATCAAACGAAAATTCGACGAAATCGTAGCATTCGCAGAGATTGATAAATTCCTTGATACGCCCGTTAAGCGATATTCAAGCGGTATGTATGTGAGGCTTGCATTCGCTGTTGCGGCTCACCTCGAGCCTGAGATCCTAGTAGTGGACGAGGTGCTCGCGGTAGGAGATGTCGAATTTCAGAGGAAATGTCTTGACAAAATGAAAGACGTTGCTGGTGGCGGAAGAACGGTCTTGTTCGTGAGTCACAGTATGCCCGCAGTTCGGGCACTCTGTCAAAGTTCTATTCTCCTGGCGCGCGGCTCATTACAATGTTTCGATCGGACCGCATCGGTCATCGAGGCTTACCTTCAAAACAACGACGCGAATCATTGCACCATTGTTTGGGACGAACACTCCGCGCCCGGAGACGACACATGTCGATTGCGCGGCGTTTCCGTTACGCAAGAGGGCGCAAGCGATGTTCTGCTGTCATCTAAGACAGTGTGTATAAACTTTGAAGTAGTGATTTCTAAGCTTGAGCGAGATCTAAATATTGGTTTTTACATGAGCGGTCCGGATATGAGTACGCTCTGGTGGAGCCACCATTCCGACGACTCGCCGGAGTTCTGGCCAAAACTTACGATAGGAAAAAACATTCTTACTTGTTTGCTTCCGGCGGGCTTGTTAAACACTGGGCGCTATTGGATCGCTCCCTGCATAAGTAATCATGGTAGGCGTTGGATTGTTAAC
- a CDS encoding glycosyltransferase family 4 protein, giving the protein MRLLALLTDGFGAGGGIGQYNRDLMTAVAQAQAIEKIVVLPRFGDRSVALPDKVEQANAEPRAANWCLRSLQLAVTQQFDVVLCGHLNAMPFATMLARAIGARLWLQVHGIEAWEQRGAIARASLRRAHLVTSVSRYTRRRLLAWSDLAPERVRVLPNTFSTTFTARVRRRDLVERFGLDGKRVIMTVGRLATRERYKGHDRIIRALPVITAKVPDVVYVIAGSGDDEPRLRAIAEQSGVSTRVVFTGQVPQADIADYFALADVFAMPSLGEGFGIAFLEAAATGLPVIGGNSDGSADALADGQIGHLIDPKSQDELVEASIGALEKRWAGNPTTVLRFKFANFARHVSDLVEGQLAS; this is encoded by the coding sequence ATGCGTTTGCTTGCGCTCCTCACCGATGGGTTCGGCGCGGGCGGCGGCATCGGTCAATACAATCGGGATCTGATGACGGCTGTCGCGCAGGCGCAAGCGATAGAAAAGATTGTGGTGTTGCCTCGCTTTGGCGATCGTTCGGTGGCCCTTCCGGACAAGGTCGAGCAGGCAAACGCCGAACCGCGGGCTGCCAATTGGTGTTTGCGATCCCTGCAGTTGGCCGTGACGCAGCAGTTCGACGTGGTCCTTTGCGGCCATCTCAACGCGATGCCTTTCGCAACGATGCTGGCGCGCGCAATCGGTGCCCGGCTCTGGCTGCAGGTGCATGGCATCGAGGCCTGGGAGCAACGCGGAGCAATCGCGCGCGCCTCCCTACGGCGCGCACATCTCGTCACCTCGGTCAGCCGTTACACCAGGCGTCGGTTGTTGGCGTGGAGCGATCTCGCGCCGGAGAGGGTAAGAGTGCTTCCCAATACGTTTTCAACGACATTCACGGCCCGAGTGCGGCGGAGAGATCTCGTGGAGCGTTTCGGGCTTGATGGCAAGCGCGTGATCATGACCGTCGGCCGCTTGGCTACCCGCGAACGATACAAAGGACACGATCGGATCATCCGAGCGCTACCCGTCATCACAGCTAAGGTTCCAGACGTCGTCTACGTTATCGCCGGCTCCGGCGACGACGAGCCGAGACTTCGTGCAATTGCCGAGCAGTCGGGTGTCTCAACCCGGGTGGTGTTCACGGGGCAAGTTCCTCAAGCTGATATCGCCGACTATTTCGCTTTGGCCGATGTTTTCGCCATGCCGAGTCTGGGAGAAGGTTTCGGTATCGCTTTCCTAGAGGCCGCTGCAACCGGTCTGCCGGTAATCGGCGGAAACAGTGATGGCAGCGCTGATGCGCTTGCCGACGGGCAGATTGGGCATCTGATCGATCCGAAAAGTCAGGACGAACTCGTAGAGGCCAGCATAGGGGCGCTGGAGAAGCGCTGGGCCGGCAATCCGACTACGGTTCTACGTTTCAAGTTCGCCAACTTTGCCCGCCACGTCAGCGATCTCGTCGAGGGACAACTTGCATCCTAA
- a CDS encoding ABC transporter permease: MITSKAVLRPRSHITIIEEGRAERNYWRDIWSYRDLFAILAWRDISVRYKQTVIGVAWALIRPFLTMVIFTVVFGRLAQLPSDGSTPYPIMVFAGMLPWFLFSSIMSDASNSMVGNANLISKVYFPRLIIPTASAAVALIDFLVNLLMLAVIMVWYSYPPTWRALFLPAFILMAIMAALGPALWMTALNVKYRDFRYIIPFIVQFGLYVSPVGFSSAVIPDKWRFWYSLNPMVGVIDGFRWCLLGGQSAFYLPGFVASLLAVLLLLWFGVRYFRATERTFADMV; encoded by the coding sequence TTGATCACGTCAAAAGCAGTGTTGCGACCTAGGAGCCACATTACTATTATCGAGGAGGGTCGGGCCGAGAGAAATTACTGGCGCGACATTTGGAGCTATAGAGATCTATTTGCTATTCTAGCGTGGCGAGATATTTCGGTTCGCTATAAGCAAACGGTAATTGGAGTGGCTTGGGCTCTAATTCGTCCTTTTTTGACGATGGTCATTTTCACGGTTGTCTTCGGCCGGCTTGCGCAACTGCCGAGTGACGGCTCGACACCTTATCCGATAATGGTCTTTGCCGGCATGCTCCCGTGGTTCCTATTTTCGAGCATCATGTCAGATGCTTCCAATAGCATGGTTGGAAATGCTAATTTGATTTCAAAAGTCTACTTCCCCCGGCTTATCATACCTACCGCGTCCGCGGCTGTTGCTCTGATTGACTTCTTGGTCAATCTCCTCATGCTTGCGGTGATAATGGTCTGGTATTCCTACCCTCCTACTTGGCGGGCGCTGTTTCTCCCAGCCTTCATCCTCATGGCGATCATGGCGGCCCTAGGGCCAGCGCTCTGGATGACCGCGCTAAATGTTAAATATCGCGACTTCCGCTACATTATCCCCTTCATCGTACAGTTTGGCCTCTATGTCTCGCCTGTCGGTTTCTCCAGCGCGGTCATCCCGGACAAATGGCGTTTTTGGTATAGCCTTAATCCCATGGTGGGCGTGATAGACGGCTTTCGATGGTGTTTGTTAGGTGGACAAAGCGCATTCTACCTCCCGGGCTTCGTCGCTAGCCTCTTAGCTGTATTACTTCTCCTTTGGTTCGGCGTTCGCTATTTCCGTGCGACCGAGCGCACCTTTGCAGATATGGTGTAA
- the asnB gene encoding asparagine synthase (glutamine-hydrolyzing): MCGINGIFAYHYAANPVDQRELLRSRDHMSPRGPDGAGLWLSDDERIGFGHRRLAIIDLSDAAAQPMRTNDGRFTVTFNGEIYNYRELRSELEAKGRVFTSHSDTEVLLHLYAERGADMTNALRGMFAFSIWDEIRRTLFLARDPYGIKPLYYVDDGWTFRFASQVKALIAGGAIARDPEPAGLVGFYLLGSVPEPFTIYAGVRCLPAGATMVVDRTGAQEPRAYHSIPDTYALPPRMLVGVQASAQIASALRDSVARHLVADVPVGAFLSAGVDSGALVGLMRDAGASEIKTTTVTFEEFRKKAQDEGPLAGEIARRYGTDHECRLVTRAEFKSDLPRIIEAMDQPSIDGINTWFVAKAAHERGLKVAVSGLGGDELFGGYPSFRDIPRWVRMLSLPSRLPLAGAAMRQLAMRIIGKLGVNPKAAGLLELGGSWAGAYLLKRGLYMPWELEQVLDRDLVETGLRRLQPLELIGKAMTPRPTSGFGCVASLEASLYMRNQLLRDTDWASMAHSLEVRVPLVDSVLLSQCAPLSANLENGAGKRILASAPTQPLPEAVVSRSKTGFTTPLEQWMREQPRHRDRYDANVETASKPWARTWSRQVAANAFG, from the coding sequence ATGTGTGGAATTAACGGAATCTTCGCCTACCATTACGCGGCCAATCCTGTCGACCAGCGTGAGCTTCTAAGGTCGCGTGACCATATGAGCCCCCGAGGTCCGGACGGAGCGGGTCTTTGGCTAAGCGACGATGAGCGGATCGGCTTCGGACACCGGCGCCTCGCGATCATTGATCTCTCCGACGCCGCAGCCCAGCCGATGCGCACCAACGACGGGCGCTTTACCGTCACTTTCAACGGTGAGATCTACAATTACCGAGAACTCCGAAGCGAACTCGAAGCGAAAGGCCGAGTCTTCACGTCGCATTCTGACACGGAGGTGCTTTTGCATCTCTACGCCGAGCGTGGCGCGGACATGACGAATGCTCTCCGTGGGATGTTCGCTTTCTCGATCTGGGATGAGATCAGACGTACGCTGTTTCTCGCCCGCGACCCATACGGCATAAAGCCGCTCTACTACGTCGACGACGGTTGGACATTCCGTTTTGCGAGCCAGGTGAAGGCGCTCATTGCGGGCGGAGCAATCGCGCGCGACCCCGAGCCGGCAGGACTCGTCGGGTTTTATCTGCTCGGCAGCGTGCCGGAGCCATTCACAATATACGCGGGTGTGCGCTGTCTCCCAGCAGGCGCGACCATGGTCGTTGACCGCACCGGCGCGCAAGAGCCGCGCGCCTACCACTCGATCCCTGATACCTATGCGTTGCCACCGCGCATGCTCGTGGGTGTGCAGGCTTCGGCTCAAATCGCAAGTGCCTTGCGCGACTCGGTGGCCCGCCATCTCGTTGCGGATGTGCCTGTTGGGGCATTTCTCTCGGCCGGGGTCGACTCGGGCGCCCTGGTCGGACTGATGCGAGACGCCGGCGCCTCCGAAATCAAAACGACGACGGTGACCTTTGAGGAATTTCGCAAAAAGGCGCAGGATGAGGGGCCGCTTGCCGGCGAGATAGCCCGGCGATACGGGACAGATCACGAGTGTCGGCTGGTCACGCGCGCCGAGTTCAAATCCGATCTTCCGCGGATTATCGAGGCGATGGACCAACCCTCGATTGACGGCATCAATACCTGGTTCGTGGCCAAGGCAGCACATGAGCGTGGTCTCAAAGTCGCGGTGTCCGGGTTGGGCGGAGACGAGCTATTTGGCGGCTATCCGTCGTTTCGTGACATACCCCGCTGGGTCCGCATGCTGAGCCTCCCCTCACGCCTGCCGCTCGCTGGCGCTGCGATGCGACAGCTCGCAATGCGCATAATCGGCAAGCTCGGAGTGAACCCGAAGGCTGCCGGTCTGCTAGAGCTCGGTGGTTCGTGGGCCGGGGCCTATCTCCTAAAGCGCGGGCTCTACATGCCTTGGGAATTAGAGCAGGTGCTCGACCGCGACCTAGTCGAGACGGGCCTCCGGAGGCTACAACCACTCGAATTGATCGGCAAGGCGATGACGCCGCGACCCACTAGCGGGTTTGGTTGTGTGGCGAGCCTGGAAGCGTCGCTCTACATGCGCAACCAGCTCTTGCGCGACACGGATTGGGCAAGCATGGCGCATTCATTGGAAGTGCGGGTGCCGCTCGTCGACTCCGTGCTCCTGAGCCAATGCGCGCCGCTATCCGCAAATCTCGAGAATGGCGCGGGCAAACGGATCTTGGCGAGTGCCCCGACGCAGCCGCTTCCCGAGGCGGTCGTCAGCAGGTCAAAGACGGGCTTTACGACGCCGCTGGAGCAGTGGATGCGGGAACAGCCTCGACACCGCGATCGTTACGACGCCAACGTCGAAACCGCCAGCAAACCGTGGGCCAGGACTTGGTCGAGGCAAGTTGCTGCGAACGCCTTCGGTTGA